Proteins encoded in a region of the Natronorubrum halophilum genome:
- the eif1A gene encoding translation initiation factor eIF-1A, with protein sequence MSDDGEGGRNNLRMPEDDEVFATVTNMLGANRVKVRCADGTERTARIPGKMQKRVWIREDDVVLVEPWDWQDEKADITWRYEKSDADQLRREGHIQ encoded by the coding sequence ATGAGTGACGACGGTGAGGGTGGTCGGAATAACCTCCGCATGCCTGAGGACGACGAGGTCTTTGCGACCGTCACCAACATGCTCGGGGCGAATCGCGTGAAAGTACGCTGTGCCGACGGGACGGAGCGCACCGCGCGCATCCCCGGCAAGATGCAAAAGCGCGTCTGGATCCGCGAGGACGACGTCGTTCTCGTCGAGCCGTGGGACTGGCAGGACGAAAAGGCCGACATCACGTGGCGCTACGAGAAGAGCGACGCCGACCAGCTTCGGCGCGAAGGCCACATTCAGTAA
- the rnz gene encoding ribonuclease Z, which produces MALRVTFLGTAGAIPTTERNPSSIFVARAGDQLLFDAGEGTQRQMMRFGTGFSISHLFVTHLHGDHVLGIPGLVQTMAFNDREDPLTIHAPHGTRRQLESLVNALGNRPSFSVRINEVGDGDVAYRADEYEVRTFETDHDARSVGYALVEDDRKGRFDREHAESLGVPVGPKFSKLHRGESVELEDGTVVDPEQVVGEPRPGRSIVYTGDTRPTTETIEIADEPDLLIHDATFADDRAERAGMTAHSTARQAAEIASRAGAKRLALMHLSSRYAGHTDDHLAEAREVYDGEVFVPEDGQALEIPYPDGGDVSSEADSAE; this is translated from the coding sequence ATGGCACTGCGCGTGACGTTTCTTGGGACGGCGGGGGCGATTCCGACGACCGAACGGAATCCGAGCAGCATCTTCGTCGCTCGAGCGGGCGACCAGTTGCTGTTCGACGCCGGCGAGGGGACCCAACGCCAGATGATGCGCTTCGGAACGGGATTTTCGATCTCGCACCTGTTCGTCACGCACCTCCACGGCGACCACGTGCTCGGGATCCCCGGACTCGTCCAGACCATGGCCTTTAACGACCGCGAGGACCCCCTGACGATCCACGCCCCACACGGGACGCGCCGCCAACTCGAGTCGCTGGTGAACGCCCTGGGCAACCGGCCGTCGTTTTCGGTGCGAATCAACGAGGTGGGTGACGGCGACGTCGCCTACCGCGCCGACGAGTATGAGGTTCGTACCTTCGAAACCGACCACGACGCCCGGTCGGTCGGGTACGCGCTCGTCGAGGACGACCGCAAGGGCCGGTTCGACCGCGAACACGCCGAATCGCTCGGCGTGCCGGTCGGTCCGAAGTTCTCGAAACTCCACCGGGGCGAGTCCGTCGAACTCGAGGACGGCACCGTCGTCGACCCCGAGCAGGTCGTCGGCGAGCCCCGCCCCGGCCGATCGATCGTCTACACCGGTGATACGCGACCCACGACGGAAACGATCGAGATCGCGGACGAACCCGACCTGCTGATCCACGACGCGACCTTCGCCGACGACCGCGCCGAACGCGCCGGAATGACCGCCCACTCGACGGCTCGGCAGGCCGCCGAAATCGCCAGCCGAGCGGGCGCGAAGCGACTGGCGCTGATGCACCTCTCCTCGCGGTACGCGGGGCACACCGACGACCACCTCGCGGAGGCCCGCGAGGTGTACGACGGCGAGGTGTTCGTGCCCGAGGACGGGCAAGCCCTCGAGATTCCGTATCCCGACGGGGGCGACGTCTCATCCGAGGCCGACTCGGCGGAGTGA
- a CDS encoding Mur ligase family protein — MTEPLTRIAKRLTKPFNRGGNHRQRLEEIDVRIVVSGTRGKSGTTERLYDVLRSRGYDAYAKITGNHPLSLYDGTENEISRGERVTLYENVRELRKYTPVDALILENQGITDYTTRMMNETFGKPDVLVVTNVRQDHRDTLGGSRADIARAFARATPEGTHVVSGEQDPRLQAYLERELETVGATISHVDVPDEHSDLPGAETVYGINNVLEAIDEPPLSDRAIDDMLEEFRVDWKSIPGGRVFNAADVNDVESTELVRQSLVDDDEVIQPFVYLRRDRRARTASFRDYLESLADQGAIDQARVAGGHADLFAEKTSFPVIVHDEEAEDAGDVLDDAVADGCPLLIMGNTVAAFMRDLDDEIQRRNEAVEQREHTEPDSEQLDSPQLSLQSEDGSESRNTTTADEHPIAPHQ, encoded by the coding sequence GTGACTGAACCGCTTACACGAATCGCAAAGCGACTCACAAAACCGTTCAACCGCGGCGGTAACCACCGCCAACGGTTAGAAGAGATCGATGTCCGCATCGTCGTCTCGGGGACACGCGGGAAGTCCGGTACGACCGAACGGTTGTACGACGTCCTTCGGTCCCGCGGGTACGACGCCTACGCGAAGATAACCGGCAACCACCCGCTGTCGTTGTACGACGGCACGGAAAACGAGATCAGTCGCGGCGAGCGCGTCACGCTCTACGAGAACGTTCGCGAACTCCGCAAGTATACGCCCGTGGACGCGCTGATTCTCGAGAATCAGGGCATTACGGACTATACGACGCGGATGATGAACGAGACGTTCGGGAAGCCCGACGTCCTCGTCGTGACGAACGTTCGTCAGGATCACCGCGATACGCTCGGCGGCAGTCGCGCCGACATCGCTCGCGCGTTCGCCAGGGCGACCCCCGAGGGAACCCACGTCGTCAGCGGCGAGCAGGACCCGCGGCTACAGGCGTATCTCGAGCGCGAACTCGAGACGGTCGGCGCGACGATCTCTCACGTCGACGTTCCGGACGAACACAGCGACTTACCGGGTGCGGAGACGGTGTACGGCATCAACAACGTCCTCGAGGCGATCGACGAGCCGCCGCTGTCGGATCGCGCGATCGACGACATGCTAGAGGAGTTCCGCGTCGACTGGAAGTCGATTCCCGGCGGACGAGTGTTCAACGCCGCCGACGTCAACGACGTCGAGAGTACGGAACTCGTCAGGCAGTCGCTGGTCGACGACGACGAGGTGATCCAGCCGTTCGTCTACCTGCGTCGCGACCGCCGCGCTCGAACCGCCTCGTTCCGCGACTATCTCGAGTCGCTCGCCGATCAGGGTGCGATCGATCAAGCGCGCGTCGCTGGCGGCCACGCGGACCTGTTCGCCGAGAAGACCAGTTTCCCGGTCATCGTCCACGACGAGGAAGCTGAAGACGCAGGCGACGTTCTCGACGATGCAGTCGCCGACGGCTGTCCGCTTCTCATCATGGGGAACACGGTTGCAGCGTTCATGCGAGATCTCGACGACGAGATTCAGCGGCGGAACGAGGCGGTCGAACAGCGCGAGCACACCGAACCCGATAGCGAACAGCTCGACTCGCCGCAACTGTCCCTCCAATCGGAGGACGGTTCGGAGAGTCGGAACACGACTACAGCGGATGAACATCCAATCGCCCCACATCAATGA
- a CDS encoding DUF7470 family protein — protein MLKNLGPLGIAGLVIVLAGIALIAYESLLIAAGMALVLGGLGLVVKALVSGLLQSFGMF, from the coding sequence ATGCTGAAGAACCTCGGACCGCTGGGAATTGCGGGCCTCGTGATCGTCCTCGCCGGAATCGCGCTTATCGCCTACGAGAGCCTCCTGATCGCAGCCGGGATGGCGCTGGTCCTCGGCGGCCTCGGACTGGTCGTCAAGGCGCTGGTCTCGGGACTGCTCCAGAGCTTCGGGATGTTCTAA
- a CDS encoding poly-gamma-glutamate biosynthesis protein PgsC/CapC, with translation MIIAAILTVLGLLIGIGIVQWYGLRLSGVLVVPLFAVYALYDFVAVPAFILGTVAAYVGLTVLQRRTFLFGRQLLLASMGISMIVPLGVLGGLTLAGIPGLTFTDVTFVWSILPGVAAYNYHQLDSDRRREDVLLSAATLVGLIGLGAGLVNLSLAPHLGHHTPPVLYSDGSDIAALQQAAVGGTTFSLDASLSLILGATLVGMIVSEGVYLRWGIRLNGIIALPLLALFTLQSASVLPLYVVGLAVVYWLITQIHRRTLLYGRVLLATGLAISVAGSIPIAIVAPVTTGLHLFFTAILVGIGAYNLHRMPPKHRSTSIALSACAFVLFLGILGLLVTPAEAGLLVDIGLIELGVAATAITAAITAGAITAIRLERRRPSATERRRIRSHEHT, from the coding sequence ATGATCATTGCCGCGATACTGACAGTACTCGGACTATTGATCGGAATCGGAATCGTCCAGTGGTACGGACTTCGACTCTCCGGAGTTCTCGTCGTGCCGCTATTTGCAGTGTACGCGCTGTACGATTTCGTGGCGGTTCCGGCGTTCATACTCGGCACCGTAGCCGCTTACGTCGGTCTGACGGTTCTCCAGCGCCGAACCTTCCTGTTCGGGCGTCAGCTTCTGCTGGCGAGCATGGGGATCAGTATGATCGTCCCGCTCGGCGTTCTCGGTGGACTCACGCTGGCCGGTATCCCCGGACTCACGTTCACCGACGTCACGTTCGTGTGGAGTATTCTCCCAGGCGTGGCGGCGTACAACTACCATCAACTCGACTCGGACCGACGCCGGGAAGACGTCTTGTTGAGCGCCGCGACGCTGGTCGGCCTGATCGGGCTTGGTGCCGGGCTCGTCAATCTCAGCCTGGCCCCACACCTCGGTCACCACACGCCACCGGTGTTGTACAGTGATGGCTCTGACATCGCTGCACTCCAGCAGGCGGCAGTGGGAGGAACGACGTTCTCCCTCGACGCATCGCTCTCGTTGATTCTCGGCGCCACCCTCGTCGGGATGATCGTCTCCGAGGGCGTGTATCTTCGCTGGGGGATCAGACTCAACGGAATCATCGCCTTACCGTTGCTGGCGTTGTTCACGCTCCAGTCGGCTTCGGTGCTCCCGCTGTACGTCGTCGGACTCGCAGTCGTCTACTGGTTGATCACGCAGATTCACCGCCGGACGCTCCTGTACGGACGGGTGTTGCTCGCAACCGGACTGGCGATTTCGGTCGCCGGTTCCATACCGATCGCGATCGTCGCACCGGTGACTACCGGGCTTCACCTGTTCTTCACGGCGATTCTGGTCGGAATCGGTGCGTACAACCTCCACCGGATGCCGCCGAAACACCGATCGACGTCGATCGCGCTCTCCGCGTGCGCGTTCGTCCTCTTCCTCGGCATCCTGGGACTGCTGGTTACCCCGGCAGAGGCGGGATTACTCGTCGACATAGGCCTCATCGAGCTCGGCGTCGCAGCTACCGCGATCACCGCCGCGATCACCGCCGGCGCGATCACTGCGATCCGACTCGAACGACGTCGACCGAGCGCAACGGAACGTCGACGTATCAGATCGCATGAACATACCTAA
- a CDS encoding AAA family ATPase, giving the protein MDAPLWTDTHAPELAELPQDDAREYLQRAVDEPINLLLQGPPGSGKTAAARALAREAHADPDNDLVEINVADFFGRTKTEIKNDPRFKQFLVGRSAMSKRDMINRVLKESASYASVSGEYKTILLDNAEDVREDFQQALRRIMEQHHRTTQFIIATRQPTKLIPPIRSRCFPVSLRAPSSPEIVAVLERIVEREGVAYEDDGLEFVAGYANGNLRQAILAAQTTVEDEGELTMSAAYETIGEVGLEDEIEAMLEDAEAGEFTDARSTLDDLLVDEGLDGEEVLDSVLGVARKRYHGEKLARMHRLAADVEFEMHEGSSDRIHVSHLLAELGRDA; this is encoded by the coding sequence ATGGACGCGCCGCTGTGGACCGACACCCACGCCCCCGAGCTGGCCGAGTTGCCACAGGACGACGCTCGCGAGTACTTACAGCGAGCCGTCGACGAGCCGATCAACCTGCTCCTCCAGGGGCCGCCCGGCAGCGGGAAGACGGCGGCGGCGCGCGCACTGGCTCGCGAGGCGCACGCGGATCCGGACAACGATCTGGTCGAGATCAACGTCGCCGACTTCTTCGGGCGGACCAAAACGGAGATCAAGAACGACCCTCGTTTCAAACAGTTCCTCGTCGGCCGGTCTGCGATGTCCAAGCGGGACATGATCAACCGCGTGCTCAAGGAATCCGCGAGCTACGCCTCCGTCTCCGGCGAGTACAAGACGATCCTGCTGGACAACGCCGAAGACGTCCGCGAGGACTTCCAGCAGGCCTTACGGCGGATCATGGAACAACACCACCGGACGACGCAGTTTATCATCGCAACCCGCCAGCCGACCAAGCTCATCCCACCGATCCGCTCGCGGTGTTTCCCCGTCTCGCTGCGGGCTCCCTCGAGCCCCGAGATCGTCGCCGTCCTCGAGCGCATCGTCGAGCGGGAAGGCGTCGCGTACGAGGACGACGGTCTCGAGTTCGTCGCCGGCTACGCCAACGGCAACCTTCGGCAGGCGATCCTGGCGGCCCAGACGACCGTCGAGGACGAGGGCGAGCTCACGATGAGCGCGGCGTACGAGACCATCGGCGAAGTCGGCCTCGAGGACGAAATCGAGGCGATGCTCGAGGACGCCGAAGCCGGCGAGTTCACGGACGCCCGGTCGACGCTGGACGACCTGCTCGTCGACGAGGGGTTAGACGGCGAGGAGGTCCTCGATTCGGTCCTCGGCGTGGCTCGCAAACGCTATCACGGCGAGAAACTGGCTCGAATGCACCGCCTGGCCGCGGATGTCGAGTTCGAGATGCACGAGGGCTCGAGCGACCGGATACATGTCTCGCACCTGTTGGCGGAACTCGGTCGAGACGCCTGA
- a CDS encoding DUF7282 domain-containing protein — translation MSTKLTFGTIKRVGAILIAIVIVLAAGIVVGQAPALFGVEDNPEASIEFEDQRGDGSSVVVDEVSLSDGGFVVIRDSGDEPLAVSDSLESGTHENITIERDENEGDELVGQLSATVHQDAPSDGSYTYEESDGEEDHPYLENGFPVAATATVTTTEDGGALSDSFTVDGLTAPSSANTNETINVTAEVTNPTELATQQNVEFRLDGTVLEQRALELDAGETREITFRIDTSGTPPGEQTIGVYTERDGAIETIELEFHTDPAIEVVDTSDDGVTVDTAIPATGFVGLENEGGDLIGTSDELEAGEHDNVTVAFDENVTVEDDEELTAVLYEGDPDEREAATAIEHEGERVETTVTLADAAGDDEGDTGDENASDDGEDGA, via the coding sequence ATGAGCACGAAATTGACGTTCGGAACCATCAAACGCGTCGGCGCGATCCTGATCGCGATCGTGATCGTCCTCGCCGCGGGAATCGTCGTCGGTCAGGCTCCCGCCCTGTTCGGCGTCGAGGACAACCCCGAGGCGTCGATCGAGTTCGAAGACCAACGCGGCGACGGGAGCTCCGTCGTCGTCGACGAGGTTTCCCTGTCGGATGGCGGCTTCGTTGTCATCAGGGACAGCGGTGACGAGCCACTCGCCGTCTCCGACTCCCTCGAGTCGGGTACTCACGAGAACATCACTATCGAACGCGACGAAAACGAGGGTGACGAACTCGTCGGGCAGCTTAGCGCGACGGTCCACCAGGACGCACCCAGCGACGGAAGCTACACGTACGAGGAGAGCGACGGCGAGGAAGACCATCCCTACCTCGAGAACGGCTTCCCGGTTGCGGCCACCGCGACGGTAACGACGACCGAAGACGGCGGAGCACTGTCGGACTCGTTCACCGTCGACGGCCTTACCGCCCCGTCGTCGGCGAACACGAACGAAACGATCAACGTCACCGCCGAGGTCACCAATCCGACCGAGCTTGCGACCCAGCAAAACGTCGAATTCCGTCTCGACGGGACCGTCCTCGAGCAGCGGGCGCTGGAGCTCGACGCCGGGGAAACCCGCGAGATAACCTTCCGGATCGATACGAGCGGTACGCCGCCCGGCGAACAGACGATCGGCGTCTACACCGAGCGGGACGGCGCGATCGAGACGATCGAACTCGAGTTCCACACCGACCCCGCAATCGAGGTGGTCGATACGAGCGATGACGGCGTCACGGTCGACACCGCGATCCCCGCAACGGGATTCGTCGGACTCGAGAACGAAGGCGGCGATCTGATCGGGACCAGCGACGAACTCGAGGCCGGCGAACACGACAACGTCACGGTGGCGTTCGACGAGAACGTCACGGTCGAGGACGACGAGGAACTCACCGCCGTGCTCTACGAGGGCGATCCGGACGAGCGCGAAGCGGCGACGGCGATCGAACACGAGGGCGAACGCGTCGAAACGACGGTCACGCTCGCGGACGCGGCTGGCGATGACGAAGGCGACACCGGTGACGAAAACGCATCCGACGACGGCGAGGACGGAGCGTGA
- a CDS encoding hemolysin family protein, whose protein sequence is MALSPLLEVVFAAYEVPVVGLELDESTVTVLGTIAIVVLIALSAFFSSSEIAMFNLPKHRLEGMVEDGVPGAKLVKSLKADPHRLLVTVLVGNNIVNIAMSSIATAILSLHFGGLVGVLLATFGITALVLLFGESVPKSYAVENTDSWAIQVSRPLKATEYLLYPLIILFDYLTRMVNKLTGSTGAIESPYVTRDEIQEMIESGEREGVLEEEEHEMLTRIFRFNNTIVKEVMTPRLDMTAVPKNAAIDEAIETCIQSGHARVPVYEGSLDNVQGVVHIRDLVRDLNYGETEAEDLELDDLIQPTLHVPESKNVDELLTEMRENRMHMAIVIDEFGTTEGLVTVEDMIEEIVGEILKSGEDEPVEEVDDNTVIVRGEVNIEDVNEALDIDLPEGEEFETIAGFIFNRAGRLVEEGEETTYDGVRITVEEVENTRIMKARLRKLEQPPEPDDDEEADEVDEESVARD, encoded by the coding sequence ATGGCGTTGTCTCCGCTGCTCGAGGTCGTGTTTGCCGCCTACGAGGTGCCAGTCGTGGGCCTCGAGCTCGACGAGTCGACGGTGACCGTTCTCGGGACGATCGCAATCGTCGTTCTCATCGCACTCTCCGCGTTCTTTTCCTCCTCGGAGATCGCGATGTTCAACCTACCGAAACACCGTCTCGAGGGAATGGTGGAGGACGGGGTGCCGGGAGCGAAGCTGGTGAAGTCCCTCAAGGCCGATCCGCACCGACTCCTCGTGACGGTTCTCGTCGGAAACAACATCGTGAATATCGCGATGTCCTCCATCGCGACGGCGATCCTGTCGCTCCACTTCGGCGGACTGGTCGGGGTCTTGCTGGCGACGTTCGGGATCACCGCGCTCGTCTTGCTGTTCGGCGAGAGCGTCCCCAAGTCCTACGCGGTCGAGAACACCGATTCGTGGGCGATTCAGGTCTCGAGGCCGCTGAAGGCCACGGAGTATCTGCTCTACCCGCTGATCATCCTCTTCGACTATCTCACCCGGATGGTCAACAAACTCACCGGCTCGACGGGTGCGATCGAGTCGCCCTACGTCACCCGCGACGAGATCCAGGAGATGATCGAGTCCGGCGAGCGCGAGGGCGTCCTGGAGGAGGAAGAACACGAGATGCTCACCCGGATCTTCCGCTTTAACAACACCATCGTCAAGGAGGTGATGACTCCGCGACTCGATATGACGGCCGTTCCCAAAAACGCCGCCATCGACGAGGCTATCGAGACCTGTATTCAGAGCGGCCACGCCCGGGTTCCGGTCTACGAGGGGAGCCTCGACAACGTTCAGGGGGTCGTCCACATTCGCGATCTCGTCCGCGACCTCAACTACGGCGAAACCGAGGCCGAGGACCTCGAACTCGACGATCTCATTCAGCCGACGCTGCACGTCCCCGAATCCAAGAACGTTGACGAACTGCTCACCGAGATGCGCGAAAACCGGATGCACATGGCGATCGTTATCGACGAGTTCGGGACGACGGAGGGGCTGGTGACCGTCGAGGACATGATCGAGGAGATCGTCGGCGAGATCCTCAAATCCGGCGAAGATGAGCCCGTCGAGGAAGTCGACGACAACACCGTGATCGTCCGCGGCGAGGTCAACATCGAGGACGTCAACGAAGCCCTCGATATCGATCTCCCGGAAGGCGAGGAGTTCGAGACCATCGCCGGGTTCATCTTCAACCGCGCGGGCCGCCTCGTCGAGGAGGGCGAGGAGACCACCTACGACGGCGTCCGCATCACCGTCGAGGAGGTCGAAAACACTCGCATTATGAAGGCGCGACTGCGAAAGCTCGAGCAGCCACCCGAACCGGACGACGACGAGGAAGCGGACGAGGTCGACGAGGAGTCGGTCGCGCGGGACTGA
- a CDS encoding acyl-CoA thioesterase: MPTVLETRIENRFRVQPNHANNNETLHGGNLMKWLDEVGAMSAMRFAGETCVTARVNELDFERPIGIGDTAVVEGFVYDAGRTSAHVGLRAWREEPRTGERERTTESSFTFVAIDKDNSPVAVPELRVDSERGEELRARMLAVEPGE; this comes from the coding sequence ATGCCAACCGTACTCGAGACGCGAATCGAAAACCGATTCCGCGTCCAGCCGAACCATGCGAACAACAACGAGACGCTTCACGGCGGCAACCTCATGAAGTGGCTCGACGAGGTCGGCGCGATGTCGGCGATGCGCTTTGCCGGCGAGACGTGCGTCACCGCCCGCGTAAACGAACTCGACTTCGAACGGCCGATCGGAATCGGTGACACGGCGGTAGTCGAGGGATTCGTGTACGACGCCGGCCGAACGAGCGCCCACGTCGGCCTCCGCGCGTGGCGCGAGGAGCCACGGACCGGCGAGCGAGAGCGGACGACCGAATCGTCGTTCACCTTCGTCGCGATCGACAAGGATAACTCGCCGGTGGCGGTCCCCGAACTGAGGGTTGACTCCGAACGAGGCGAGGAGCTTCGAGCGCGAATGCTCGCGGTCGAACCCGGCGAGTAA
- a CDS encoding DUF21 domain-containing protein — protein sequence MVDLTLAWFGLASTVVLLVCSAFFSSAETAIFSLPIEWIDDRATADSRSSALKRLRDDPHRLLVTVLVGNNVVNVALSSIVTVVFVTYLPTGIAVTAATVVVSVIVLIFGEIIPKSYGLGNAQRWAITVARPVSLVERALSPVVTVFDVVTRWISSRIGGENALERPYVE from the coding sequence ATGGTCGATCTCACGCTGGCGTGGTTCGGACTCGCTTCCACCGTCGTACTACTCGTCTGTAGCGCGTTCTTCTCGAGCGCCGAAACGGCTATTTTCTCGCTGCCGATCGAGTGGATCGACGACCGGGCGACTGCCGACTCGCGTTCGAGCGCCCTCAAACGGTTGCGGGACGATCCGCACCGACTGCTCGTGACGGTGCTGGTCGGCAACAACGTCGTCAACGTGGCGCTCTCGAGCATCGTGACGGTCGTCTTCGTCACCTACCTTCCCACCGGCATCGCCGTGACCGCTGCGACGGTGGTCGTCAGCGTCATCGTCCTGATCTTCGGCGAAATCATCCCCAAGTCCTACGGACTGGGAAACGCCCAGCGGTGGGCGATCACCGTTGCACGGCCGGTTTCGCTCGTCGAACGTGCGCTGTCGCCGGTGGTGACCGTCTTCGACGTCGTCACTCGCTGGATCAGCAGCCGTATCGGCGGTGAAAACGCACTCGAGCGGCCGTACGTGGAGTGA
- a CDS encoding DUF460 domain-containing protein translates to MSTRTSALDTVVFGVDIQSGDVRGDAPSYALAVYDGDDVSRDVVTHRKLRRLIDDEEPAIIATDNMYELAADKNELVHFLGSLPSGTKLVQVTGDEQPEPLSRVAKRHGIPYGKDPMQEAEAAARLAAHNVGHEVSAFTDTTEVKVSRGRSTGSGGWSEDRYTRRIHGSVRTRSREVEADLEDANLEYEKDVREAYGGFANTVFTVHARPGEIPVSRNRSGDVRVEIERERRDGIEFRPLAKRRDHVIVGIDPGTTTAVAIVSLEGEVLDVWSSRTSDTADVIEWIVERGRPIIVAADVTPMPETVEKFRRSFDAAGWTPRSDLPIDEKQHRTREESYDDDHQRDAMAAALYAFDSHEDQFERIAGKLPAGLDRGEVTARVVAGEESVEAVLRELEDDEEAEEEATEHEPRELTEEERRIKDLERQVERLQSHVGTLEGRIEDRDDRIDELESKLSLARREERTQVRKDREVNRLERKANRLERERDEAREEITDLERKVERMKALWKLDHSNFSDVSAEKEGLVPVKVIEKFTKGAIRAADEQYGIVAGDVVYVRDASGAGRSTAELLAEFDPRVVLKEGGLSEIADEILFDSEIPVGPADDVAMQEVDELAVAREDDVDAVVDDWLERAAERRRNRKASMVDQLISEHRAGDNEV, encoded by the coding sequence GTGAGTACGCGAACGAGTGCCCTTGACACGGTCGTCTTTGGTGTCGATATCCAGAGCGGTGACGTACGGGGCGACGCGCCGTCGTACGCGCTGGCAGTCTACGACGGCGACGACGTCTCCCGCGACGTCGTCACCCACCGAAAACTCCGGCGGCTGATCGACGACGAGGAGCCGGCGATCATCGCGACGGACAACATGTACGAGCTAGCGGCGGATAAGAACGAACTCGTTCACTTTCTGGGCTCGCTCCCGTCCGGAACGAAGCTCGTGCAGGTGACTGGCGACGAACAGCCCGAACCCCTCTCTCGCGTCGCCAAACGCCACGGCATTCCCTACGGGAAGGATCCGATGCAGGAAGCCGAGGCCGCCGCTCGGCTGGCCGCACACAACGTCGGCCACGAGGTCTCCGCCTTTACCGACACGACCGAGGTGAAGGTCTCGAGGGGGCGCTCCACCGGCAGCGGCGGCTGGAGCGAGGACCGCTACACCCGACGCATCCACGGCTCCGTCAGAACGCGCTCCCGCGAGGTCGAAGCCGACCTCGAGGACGCGAACCTCGAGTACGAGAAGGACGTACGGGAGGCCTACGGCGGCTTCGCAAACACCGTCTTCACCGTCCACGCCCGGCCCGGCGAGATCCCGGTCTCGCGCAACCGATCGGGCGACGTTCGCGTCGAGATCGAGCGCGAGCGTCGGGACGGTATCGAGTTCCGGCCCCTCGCCAAACGCCGCGATCACGTCATCGTCGGTATCGACCCCGGGACGACGACCGCGGTCGCCATCGTCTCGCTCGAGGGCGAGGTGCTCGACGTCTGGAGTTCGCGCACCAGCGACACCGCCGACGTGATCGAGTGGATCGTCGAACGGGGTCGCCCGATCATCGTCGCGGCGGACGTGACGCCGATGCCCGAAACCGTCGAGAAATTTCGCCGGAGCTTCGACGCCGCGGGCTGGACGCCCCGCAGCGACCTCCCGATCGACGAGAAGCAACACCGAACGCGCGAGGAGTCGTACGACGACGACCACCAGCGCGACGCGATGGCCGCCGCGCTGTACGCCTTCGATTCTCACGAGGACCAGTTCGAGCGCATCGCCGGCAAACTTCCGGCAGGACTCGATCGCGGCGAGGTGACCGCCCGCGTCGTCGCCGGCGAGGAAAGCGTCGAGGCCGTCCTCAGAGAACTGGAGGACGACGAGGAGGCCGAGGAGGAGGCCACCGAACACGAGCCCCGAGAGCTCACCGAGGAAGAACGGCGGATCAAAGACCTCGAGCGGCAGGTCGAGCGCCTCCAGTCGCACGTCGGAACGCTCGAGGGACGCATCGAGGATCGCGACGACCGGATCGACGAACTCGAATCGAAACTCTCCCTTGCTCGCCGCGAGGAGCGAACGCAGGTTCGCAAGGACCGCGAGGTAAACCGCCTCGAGCGGAAGGCCAACCGGCTGGAGCGCGAACGCGACGAGGCCCGCGAGGAGATCACCGATCTCGAGCGGAAGGTCGAGCGGATGAAGGCGCTCTGGAAGCTCGATCACTCGAACTTCAGTGACGTCTCGGCGGAGAAGGAGGGGCTAGTCCCCGTCAAGGTGATCGAGAAGTTCACGAAGGGGGCGATCCGTGCGGCCGACGAACAGTACGGCATCGTCGCCGGCGACGTCGTCTACGTTCGGGATGCGAGCGGTGCCGGCAGGTCCACGGCCGAACTGCTGGCGGAGTTCGATCCCCGCGTCGTGCTGAAAGAGGGAGGGCTCTCCGAGATCGCCGACGAGATCCTCTTCGACAGCGAGATCCCGGTCGGTCCCGCCGACGACGTCGCCATGCAGGAAGTCGACGAACTCGCGGTCGCCCGCGAGGACGACGTCGACGCGGTCGTCGACGACTGGCTCGAGCGCGCGGCGGAGCGACGGCGCAACCGAAAGGCATCGATGGTCGATCAACTCATCAGCGAGCACCGAGCGGGCGACAACGAGGTCTGA